The Phoenix dactylifera cultivar Barhee BC4 chromosome 12, palm_55x_up_171113_PBpolish2nd_filt_p, whole genome shotgun sequence genome has a window encoding:
- the LOC103709914 gene encoding RNA exonuclease 4-like isoform X2: MDLDPQPEPTITRRHKCSACYQQFKKKEHLVEHMRVSYHSIHEPKCGVCNKHCRTLASVREHLIGPLPKRHCAEVFAASGCDLCLNILESANALRLHKDLCRLSPAYHAETDMPSLIMGSNGNQVPEVVAMDCEMVGGGSDGSLDLCARVCLIDENENVIFHSYVKPIIPVTNFRFEITGITEDHLVDGMPLLEVRKKIEKILYNGESISRARLEGGNARILVGHDLDHDLDCLKMNYPPHLIRDTAQYRPLKRTNDSVSFSLKYLTQTYLGYEIQNGTHDPYEDCVAALRLYKRMRSQIHQTEFLTSNESNVTFDTKAYNCFDSSRLKGLVKMSPDDLLGMSVADYRCWCLDRSQNS, translated from the exons ATGGATCTGGATCCCCAGCCGGAGCCTACCATAACCCGACG GCACAAATGCTCGGCGTGCTACCAGCAATTCAAGAAAAAGGAACATCTTGTTGAGCATATGCGAGTGTCATATCACTCCATTCATGAACCTAAGTGTGGTGTCTGCAATAAGCACTGCAGAACACTAGCATCGGTGAGGGAACATCTTATAG GTCCACTGCCAAAGCGCCACTGTGCAGAGGTATTTGCTGCTAGTGGTTGTGATCTTTGTTTGAACATTCTCGAGAGCGCCAATGCTCTCAGACTGCATAAAGACTTATGTCGCTTGAGTCCTGCTTACCAC GCTGAAACGGATATGCCTAGCTTAATCATGGGAAGCAATGGTAACCAAGTTCCTGAAGTTGTTGCCATGGACTGTGAGATGGTTGGTGGGGGAAGTGATGGATCACTTGATCTCTGTGCGCGTGTATGCTTAattgatgaaaatgaaaatgtGATCTTCCACTCATATGTGAAGCCTATAATTCCTGTCACCAATTTCAG ATTTGAAATAACTGGTATAACTGAAGACCATTTGGTAGATGGAATGCCTCTCTTGGaagttagaaaaaaaattgagaagatATTGTATAATGGAGAATCAATATCACGAGCCCGTCTGGAAGGTGGAAACGCTAGGATTCTTGTAGGTCATGACTTAGATCATGATTTAGATTGTTTGAAAATGAATTACCCTCCTCACTTGATAAG GGATACAGCCCAATATCGTCCCTTAAAGAGAACTAATGATTCAGTCAGCTTCTCACTGAAGTACCTCACTCAGACGTACTTAGG GTATGAGATCCAAAATGGTACACATGATCCCTATGAAGATTGTGTTGCTGCATTAAGGCTATATAAAAGGATGCGATCTCAGATACACCAAACTGAGTTTCTAACGTCAAACGAGAGCAATGTAACTTTTGATACCAAGGCATATAATTGTTTTGATTCCTCAAGGTTGAAGGGACTCGTCAAGATGTCTCCGGATGATCTGCTCGGTATGTCAGTAGCTGATTACAGGTGCTGGTGTCTGGATAGAAGCCAAAACTCTTGA
- the LOC103709914 gene encoding RNA exonuclease 4-like isoform X1 has translation MDLDPQPEPTITRRHKCSACYQQFKKKEHLVEHMRVSYHSIHEPKCGVCNKHCRTLASVREHLIGPLPKRHCAEVFAASGCDLCLNILESANALRLHKDLCRLSPAYHGNMTMSIVENYAQAETDMPSLIMGSNGNQVPEVVAMDCEMVGGGSDGSLDLCARVCLIDENENVIFHSYVKPIIPVTNFRFEITGITEDHLVDGMPLLEVRKKIEKILYNGESISRARLEGGNARILVGHDLDHDLDCLKMNYPPHLIRDTAQYRPLKRTNDSVSFSLKYLTQTYLGYEIQNGTHDPYEDCVAALRLYKRMRSQIHQTEFLTSNESNVTFDTKAYNCFDSSRLKGLVKMSPDDLLGMSVADYRCWCLDRSQNS, from the exons ATGGATCTGGATCCCCAGCCGGAGCCTACCATAACCCGACG GCACAAATGCTCGGCGTGCTACCAGCAATTCAAGAAAAAGGAACATCTTGTTGAGCATATGCGAGTGTCATATCACTCCATTCATGAACCTAAGTGTGGTGTCTGCAATAAGCACTGCAGAACACTAGCATCGGTGAGGGAACATCTTATAG GTCCACTGCCAAAGCGCCACTGTGCAGAGGTATTTGCTGCTAGTGGTTGTGATCTTTGTTTGAACATTCTCGAGAGCGCCAATGCTCTCAGACTGCATAAAGACTTATGTCGCTTGAGTCCTGCTTACCAC GGAAATATGACAATGTCTATTGTGGAGAATTATGCTCAGGCTGAAACGGATATGCCTAGCTTAATCATGGGAAGCAATGGTAACCAAGTTCCTGAAGTTGTTGCCATGGACTGTGAGATGGTTGGTGGGGGAAGTGATGGATCACTTGATCTCTGTGCGCGTGTATGCTTAattgatgaaaatgaaaatgtGATCTTCCACTCATATGTGAAGCCTATAATTCCTGTCACCAATTTCAG ATTTGAAATAACTGGTATAACTGAAGACCATTTGGTAGATGGAATGCCTCTCTTGGaagttagaaaaaaaattgagaagatATTGTATAATGGAGAATCAATATCACGAGCCCGTCTGGAAGGTGGAAACGCTAGGATTCTTGTAGGTCATGACTTAGATCATGATTTAGATTGTTTGAAAATGAATTACCCTCCTCACTTGATAAG GGATACAGCCCAATATCGTCCCTTAAAGAGAACTAATGATTCAGTCAGCTTCTCACTGAAGTACCTCACTCAGACGTACTTAGG GTATGAGATCCAAAATGGTACACATGATCCCTATGAAGATTGTGTTGCTGCATTAAGGCTATATAAAAGGATGCGATCTCAGATACACCAAACTGAGTTTCTAACGTCAAACGAGAGCAATGTAACTTTTGATACCAAGGCATATAATTGTTTTGATTCCTCAAGGTTGAAGGGACTCGTCAAGATGTCTCCGGATGATCTGCTCGGTATGTCAGTAGCTGATTACAGGTGCTGGTGTCTGGATAGAAGCCAAAACTCTTGA
- the LOC103709933 gene encoding pentatricopeptide repeat-containing protein At5g19020, mitochondrial, producing MLDAARGTAFFPRVLKRCLHADGQLPLEFSLVAALKSSATSLRSGEPLHALAFKSGLARSNHFVRNALLNLYAKCGRLDDAARLFSSPDAPLLRDAASWNIMIAAHAKAGRLADARNLFDAAPRRDRVTFTSMIMALAQAGSPAEALSVFCDMAAAGVAANEVTLASVLSACSRLSSPRGISMSHAVATKCGLDEYVLVATNLVHAYAVCSQLSDSRAVFDRMPEKNTVTWNAMLNGYAKAGLIDQAVDLFERIPARDLVSWSTMIDGYLKVDRLEEALITLCGMLQNSDVRPNEVLLVDLLSACGRCSAVREGQQLHAAIINTGLDSYDFMQVTLIHFYGACKLIDLACLQFELGCKSHVSCWNALMVGLVRNNMVDAARELFNDMPEKDVVSWSTLIAGYVQNGQSNLALELFREMLSMGFEPNEITLVSVLSAVASSGTLEQGKWIHDYVINRSIPLTDNLSAGLIDMYAKRGNIIVAIQVFDHVKEGSASVSPWNAIICGLAMHGHADMSLSIVSDLQRRNIKPNSITFIGVLSACCHAGLVDSGRCYFELMRRKYKIEPTIKHYGCMIDLLGRAGCLEEAEQMIKAMPMKADVAIWGSMLAAARTHGNLEIGEKAAESLTRLEPTHGAARVLLSNIYADAGRWMDVFLVRRAMQSGRLKKMPGCSGVL from the coding sequence ATGCTCGATGCCGCAAGAGGCACGGCCTTCTTCCCTCGAGTTCTCAAACGCTGCCTCCATGCCGACGGCCAACTACCCCTTGAGTTCTCCCTCGTTGCGGCCCTCAAGTCCTCCGCCACCTCCCTCCGCTCCGGCGAGCCCCTGCACGCCCTCGCCTTCAAGTCCGGCCTCGCCCGCTCCAACCACTTCGTCCGCAACGCCCTCCTCAACCTCTACGCCAAGTGCGGCCGCCTCGATGACGCCGCCCGCCTCTTCTCCTCCCCCGACGCCCCCCTGCTCCGGGACGCCGCCTCCTGGAATATCATGATCGCCGCCCACGCCAAGGCCGGCCGACTCGCGGACGCCCGCAACCTGTTCGACGCGGCGCCTCGCCGGGACCGCGTCACATTCACCTCCATGATCATGGCCCTCGCCCAGGCCGGCAGCCCTGCCGAGGCCCTCTCCGTCTTCTGCGACATGGCCGCCGCAGGCGTCGCGGCGAATGAGGTCACGCTCGCAAGCGTCCTCTCCGCCTGCTCCCGCTTGAGCTCACCACGAGGAATCTCTATGTCCCACGCCGTGGCCACAAAATGTGGGCTTGATGAGTATGTCCTCGTCGCGACCAATCTGGTCCATGCCTATGCCGTGTGCTCGCAGTTGAGTGATTCTCGAGCTGTTTTCGATCGGATGCCAGAGAAGAACACAGTTACCTGGAATGCGATGCTCAATGGTTATGCTAAGGCCGGCCTCATTGATCAAGCTGTAGACTTGTTTGAGAGGATTCCAGCAAGAGATTTGGTTTCCTGGAGTACGATGATCGATGGGTACTTAAAGGTTGATAGGttggaggaagctttgatcacGCTTTGTGGAATGCTGCAAAATTCTGATGTGAGGCCGAATGAAGTCCTGCTGGTTGATTTGCTCTCGGCCTGCGGCCGCTGCTCTGCAGTTCGAGAAGGTCAGCAATTGCATGCTGCAATTATAAACACCGGATTGGATTCCTACGATTTCATGCAGGTGACACTGATCCATTTCTATGGTGCATGCAAGCTCATTGATCTTGCTTGCCTGCAATTCGAATTGGGATGCAAGTCACATGTTTCATGCTGGAATGCACTGATGGTGGGGCTAGTGCGGAACAACATGGTGGATGCCGCGAGGGAGCTCTTCAATGACATGCCTGAAAAGGATGTTGTCTCATGGAGTACCTTGATTGCTGGCTATGTCCAGAACGGGCAGTCCAATCTTGCTTTGGAGCTCTTCCGAGAGATGCTATCAAtggggtttgagcccaatgagATCACGTTGGTGAGCGTTCTCTCTGCTGTTGCAAGTTCCGGCACCCTGGAACAAGGGAAGTGGATCCATGACTATGTGATTAACAGGTCCATCCCTCTAACTGATAATTTAAGCGCAGGGCTTATTGATATGTATGCAAAGCGTGGGAACATCATAGTTGCAATCCAAGTGTTTGATCATGTAAAGGAGGGGTCAGCTTCAGTGTCGCCCTGGAATGCAATAATATGTGGTTTGGCGATGCATGGGCATGCAGATATGTCCCTGAGCATAGTCTCCGATTTGCAAAGAAGAAACATTAAACCCAATTCGATCACCTTTATAGGAGTATTGAGCGCATGCTGCCATGCAGGTTTGGTAGATTCAGGGAGATGCTACTTCGAGTTAATGAGAAGAAAGTATAAGATAGAACCAACCATAAAGCACTATGGCTGCATGATTGATCTTCTAGGCCGAGCTGGGTGTCTAGAAGAGGCAGAGCAGATGATCAAGGCGATGCCCATGAAAGCAGATGTGGCGATATGGGGGAGTATGCTGGCTGCTGCCAGGACTCATGGAAATCTGGAGATTGGGGAGAAGGCTGCAGAGAGTTTGACAAGGCTGGAGCCCACTCATGGGGCTGCCAGAGTACTCCTGTCTAATATCTATGCAGATGCCGGTAGGTGGATGGATGTGTTTCTCGTCAGGAGAGCAATGCAGAGTGGTAGACTGAAGAAGATGCCTGGATGTAGTGGAGTTTTATGA